The Candidatus Neomarinimicrobiota bacterium sequence AATATCTCCCATGACAGGGCTTGGAATCGTTTCTGCTGTATGACGGATTTTCACAAGCCGGCCTTTGTTTTTAGCAAAATGCCGGGGTAAGGTGAGGGGAAAATCCAGTCCGGGCGAACTTACCTCCAAATCGTAATTTTCACTGAAGGATTCATCAAACCAATCACTTTTTTGAATGTCTTTTGAAAACTGCTGAAGGTCGGCAAATTGAATCCCTCCCTCTTTATCACATAAAATCAGGATGGTCCCGCCTTTACTTTCAGATATGCGGATATCCTCAATCCACAAACCACGACTTTCCGCCATGGCTTCAATTTTCGTTTTCAGTTCTTCTTTCAGAGTCATTCTTCACACCTATAATAGAAAAGTGGGATGAATCCCACTTTTCAACGTGTAATTTATGAATGAATTGTATAGACAACAAGGAAATAGTCGCTTATTTTCCAATCAATGCGCGATAGCTCACAATTTTATTTTTCTGAATTTCATTCAAATCCAATTTTTCAAGAATATCAAGAATATTTTCTGCCTGTTGAGTATTTCCGGCTTTCAGGGCATTTTGAAAGGCATTCTCCCCAAAGTTCATTTTTTGGCTTGCCAATTCGGCAAGGTTTAAAGCTTTCAGATAGAATTCTCCTGCTTTATCATAAGCTTTCCGGTTTTCTTCAATAGCCCCCAAAGCGGCCCATGCCGTGGCTTTCATAAGCCTGTCTCCGGATTTGCTGCTTAAGAACTCCCTGTAATTTTCTTCAGCTTCTTCATAATTCCGGTTATTCAGGTTTATATCTCCCAAATAATAGGCGGCATATCCGATATATTTTTTCCCATAGAGCCCGTCACGGACCTCTGAAAGCAGGCTCACGGCACGGTCTTCCTGAGCACTTCTCATATAAAACCGGGCGATACTGATCTGACTTTTGGCCTTTTCCTGCTTTTTAACCACGGTTCGTGTGATATATGAACCGGCAACCACAAGAAGGATAACAACAATCAGGATAGTCCAGATCCGCTTTTCATTTCGTTTGTAAAAACGTAATAGTGCATCCATTTTTTCAAAGAACGGGTCGGTTTTCAACTCCTTTTTAGTCATTTTCTTACGGGCTTTCAACATGATTCAACTCCTTATTTTTTGTACCCCTGGCAGGACTCGAACCTGCGGCCTACGGTTTAGGAAACCGTCGCTCTATCCTGCTGAGCTACAAGGGCAAAACTATGGAGTTTATCAGTTTTCAGGATTAAATACAATTCTATATTTCCAGGATAAAAGACTCGGTTTTGGGATCCCTGTTCATTAATTCGTTGACAATTTTCAAAGGATCGGCATTGTGAAACATGACCTGATGGACGGCTTGCGTTACAGGCATATCCACTCCGTATTTTTCGGACAGCTTTATAACTGATTTGGTTGTAAGAACCCCTTCGGCAACCATTTTCATGGATTTTAATATGTCTTCAAGCGTCTTTCCCTTTCCCAGTTCTTCACCAACATACCGGTTTCTGCTGTGCCTGCTGATACAGGTCACAATCAGATCTCCCATGCCGGTCAATCCGGAAAATGTTTCCGGCCTGGCACCCATGGCGAGTCCCAGCTTCATGATTTCGTAAGCACCCCTGACAATAAGCGCAGCTTTGGCATTGTCGCCAAATCCCACACCGTCGCTGATTCCGGCGGCTATGGCGACGACATTCTTCAGGGCTCCCCCCAGCTCCACTCCCACAATATCATCAGTCCGGTATACCCTGAGCCGGTCTCCCATAAGTAAAAGCTGTATCTCTTTGGATATATCCTCTTTATCTGATGCGGCAACAAGTACAGTCGGTTGGTTTTTTATGACCTCTTCGGCATGGCTGGGACCTGAAACAGTAACAATGCCCCGGTAGGGGAAACGAATTTCTTCACGAATGACTTCACTCATCCTCAACAGCGTATCCGATTCAATGCCTTTCGATATATTCAGAATGAGAGGATTAGACCCTTTGAAAGCCTGATTTACCTCCCGGCTGACCTGTCTCATGGCATGAGAGGGAACAGCAAATATGAGGATATCTTTTTGGGAAACCACATCACTGAGATTCCCGCTGATCCTGACATCCGGGGGAAATTCCCGGTAAGGTATCAGATCATTGATCCGGGTCTTCAGAATTCTCAGGACCCGCTCTTTATCATGTTCCCAATAAGAAAGATGATGACCCAGATCGTAGAGATGAAGACCTAAAGCCGTTCCCCACGAACCTGTCCCTATAACGCCGATATGCATGTTTTTCATCATATTTCCCCGGTCTTAATGATAAAGTGTATCGATAATTTCACGGTAATGATTTTCAACAACATTGCGCTTAATCTTGCGAGAAGGTGTTACTTCCCCTTTTTCAATTGAAAAAGGTTCGGGAAGAAGGGCAATTTTCTTAATCTGTTCATAACGGGCGAATTTCTGCTGTATCCTTTGAACATCCTCATGAACCGTGTTGACTATTTTATAGTGATTGATCAATTCCCGGTAGGAATCATAATGGATGTTGTACTCCTGAGCCAAAGCTTCCATCTGGTCGTATTTGGGAACAATCAATGCCGTCAGATAATTTCTTTTGTCTCCAATGATGACAATCTGTTCAATATAAGCGGATTTCATCAATTCCGTTTCAAGGATTGACGGTGCAATATTTTTTCCCCCGGATGTGACAATAATATTTTTAATCCGGTCCGTGATTTTCAAATAGCCGTCCAGATCAATTTCTCCAATATCTCCCGTATGAAGCCACCCCTCCTCATCGATCATTTCAGCCGTTGCCCGGGGATCCTTGTAATAGCCCTGCATCACGTTGGGACCTTTCACCAGGATTTCCCCCTCTTCTGTTAATGTATGTTCCACGTTGTGGATTGGTTTCCCCACCGTGGAAAATTTATAACGGTCCCGCCTGTTTGTATGAGTAACCGGTGAGGCTTCCGTCAGTCCGTATCCCTGGAGGATCAGAATCCCCACAGCATCAAAAAATTCACCGATTTCTTCCAGGAGCGGGGCACCTCCAGAAATGAAAAACTTGATCCGTCCGCCGGTGTAAGATCTCAATTTCTTAAAAACCAACATATCCGCCATGGCATATTGAACCCGATGAATACCCCTGGGTTCTTTTCCGTATTGTTTATATTTGCGGCTGACCATTTTGCCTGTTTTTATAGCCTGTTTGAAAATTTGCTTTTTTACACCGGAGAATTTTCGGGTTTCATTTTGAATTGCGACATACATTTTTTCAAACAGACGGGGAACAGAGATGGCAATGGTGGGTTTTACTTCACGGATTTCCTGGGCAACCGTAGAGATATTCGTAGCAAAATAAACCTTACCTCCTATCATCATGGGGATAATATTGCCGGTCGTTCGTTCCAGTGAATGGGACAAGGGTAAAAAGGAAAGAAAAACCTCATCCGGATCAGGTTTCAGGGTTTCAATGCTGGAAATAGCATTCCACCACAAATTTCCATGACTCAGCATCACGCCTTTGGGATTACCTGTTGTACCGGACGTATAGATAATGGTCATGATCTCATCCGACCGGGTTTTCAGGCTTTCCTCGGCAAAATGAAAGGGAGAATCGGTGTTAACACCATGTTCGGGAGCTTCCATTTTCGCGTAATCATAAATCCATGGTTCATCAAGACTCCTGTCCCAATCAAAAACCACCATAAACTGCAGCTCAGGGAGATCCTTTTTAATCCCGATGATTTTTTCCGCCTGATTACGATTTGAGACAAAAATTGCCTTTGTATCGGAATTTTTCAGGATATATTGTATATGCGAGGGCAAAAGGGTGGGATACACCGTTACGGTAACCATACCCGGAGAGATTACGGCGTAATCTGTGATAGACCATTCGGGACGGTTTTCCGACAGGATTGCGATATGATCACCACGCCGGAGTCCCATACTCCACAGAGCACGGGCAATATTCTCCGCTCTTTTCCGTACTTCACCGTAACTGACATCCACCCATTTCCCATGGTGTTTATAAGCATACGCCACTTTATTTTTCCACTGATCCGTAGATCGAATAAATTCAGCCGCAATTGTTCTTTTTTCCATTTCCTTCATCTTTTTTCTTGCTTTTTATCGATTTATTTGAAATTTTCGCCCTTGCCATGCCGAGGTGGTGAAATTGGCAGACGCAGAGGACTCAAAATCCTCCGGACTTCGGTCCTTGCGGGTTCGACTCCCGCCCTCGGTACGTCCAGGGGCTTTCCAAAGCCCCTTTTTTATTGACTCTTTATTGTTTGTCTGTTTCATTTCAGCACTCTATGCAAAGGTCATCTATTTTACGATAAAGAGAACTAAGACCTATATCCAGAATTTCAGAAGCTTTGCTTTTATCGAATTCCACCTGTTCCAGGATTTTCCGGATATGATATCTTTCAAATTCACGTACAGCCTGTTTCAGAGCCGGAGGAAAATGACGTCCCGAAACCGAATCCTCCATATTGGCTCCCTGAAGATTGTCAATGGTCAGGTATTCACCGTCACACAGCAAAACCGCCCGTTCAATCATGTTTTCCAGCTCCCGGACTTCCCCCTTCCAGGTATGGTTAATGAGGGCTTTCATGGTTTCATTATCCACACCCTTCACTTTCCGTTTCAGTTCCCGATTATATTTATTGATAAAATGACTCACCAGCAGGGGGATATCTTCCTGGCGCTCCCGAAGAGACGGCAAATGGATTTCCACAATATTCAACCGGTAGTAGAGATCCTCCCTGAAATTGCCTTCCTCCACTTCTTTCAGCAAATCTTTATTGGTTGCAGACACAATGCGGACATTCACCCGGATGGGGTTGCTGCTGCCTAAAGGTTTGATTTCCTTTGTCTCAATCGCCCGGAGAAGCTTCACCTGGATATGAACGGGAATCTCCCCTACCTCATCCAGAAAGAGGGTCCCGCCACTGGCGGAT is a genomic window containing:
- a CDS encoding NAD(P)-dependent glycerol-3-phosphate dehydrogenase, with translation MHIGVIGTGSWGTALGLHLYDLGHHLSYWEHDKERVLRILKTRINDLIPYREFPPDVRISGNLSDVVSQKDILIFAVPSHAMRQVSREVNQAFKGSNPLILNISKGIESDTLLRMSEVIREEIRFPYRGIVTVSGPSHAEEVIKNQPTVLVAASDKEDISKEIQLLLMGDRLRVYRTDDIVGVELGGALKNVVAIAAGISDGVGFGDNAKAALIVRGAYEIMKLGLAMGARPETFSGLTGMGDLIVTCISRHSRNRYVGEELGKGKTLEDILKSMKMVAEGVLTTKSVIKLSEKYGVDMPVTQAVHQVMFHNADPLKIVNELMNRDPKTESFILEI
- a CDS encoding long-chain fatty acid--CoA ligase, yielding MEKRTIAAEFIRSTDQWKNKVAYAYKHHGKWVDVSYGEVRKRAENIARALWSMGLRRGDHIAILSENRPEWSITDYAVISPGMVTVTVYPTLLPSHIQYILKNSDTKAIFVSNRNQAEKIIGIKKDLPELQFMVVFDWDRSLDEPWIYDYAKMEAPEHGVNTDSPFHFAEESLKTRSDEIMTIIYTSGTTGNPKGVMLSHGNLWWNAISSIETLKPDPDEVFLSFLPLSHSLERTTGNIIPMMIGGKVYFATNISTVAQEIREVKPTIAISVPRLFEKMYVAIQNETRKFSGVKKQIFKQAIKTGKMVSRKYKQYGKEPRGIHRVQYAMADMLVFKKLRSYTGGRIKFFISGGAPLLEEIGEFFDAVGILILQGYGLTEASPVTHTNRRDRYKFSTVGKPIHNVEHTLTEEGEILVKGPNVMQGYYKDPRATAEMIDEEGWLHTGDIGEIDLDGYLKITDRIKNIIVTSGGKNIAPSILETELMKSAYIEQIVIIGDKRNYLTALIVPKYDQMEALAQEYNIHYDSYRELINHYKIVNTVHEDVQRIQQKFARYEQIKKIALLPEPFSIEKGEVTPSRKIKRNVVENHYREIIDTLYH